The proteins below are encoded in one region of Scophthalmus maximus strain ysfricsl-2021 chromosome 4, ASM2237912v1, whole genome shotgun sequence:
- the pdpr gene encoding pyruvate dehydrogenase phosphatase regulatory subunit, mitochondrial, with protein sequence MCSCVRSSRALSPVLLPRLLPPHPCYRLADRGLRTSARCLAVSGDSQPLPLPGQARVVICGGGIVGTSVAYHLAKLGWTDIVLLEQGRLGAGTTRLCAGIVSVAKPISIECQMANYSNGLYEQLEEETGVKTGYVKTGSLCLAQNQDRFLSLKRLASRLKVMGISCNIIKPKEVAKLHPLVNIHDLVGALHLPADAVVSPPEVNHALAVAAAGQGVQILERTSVQQVLVEKGQVMAVETDRGSIECEYFVNCAGQWAYELGQASERKVSVPLHGCEHFYLLTKPLQEPLPDAMPVVIDMDGRIYARPWQGGLLSGGFEKNPKPIFTEGRNQLEIQNMQEDWDHFEPMLNALLRRMPGLESAEIHQLVNCPESFTPDMRCLMGETPGVTGYYVLAGMNSSGLAFAGGAGKYLAEWMTYGYPTANVWPLDIKRFGNLQSSRTFLRHRVMEVMPLLYELKVPRWDFQTGRQLRTSPLYDRLDTQGARWMEKHGFERPKYFVPHGKDLLSLDQSKTFYKPDWFDIVGAEVKCCKEAVCVIDMSSFTKFELSSTGEQALELLQHLCANDLDVPVGHIVHTGMLNERGGYENDCSVVRISKNSFFIVSPTDQQVHCWSWIKKHMPNDPQLHLEDVSWKYTSLNLIGPRAMDVLAELSYVPMTPDHFPSMFCKEMSVGYANGIKVMSMTHTGEPGFMLYIPIEYALHVYNEVMSVGQKYGIRNAGYYALRSLRIEKFFAFWGQDLDAFTTPLECGREFRVKFDTDKDFLGREALLQQRQDGVFRRFVMLVLEDHDTELDLWPWWGEPIYRNGQLAGATTSSAYSYTLERHVCLGFVSPPPGPEGLPTPFTPDFINRGDYEVDIAGQRYPAKAKLYPFSSLFTQQKRRKEDMELSNLQGK encoded by the exons GCAGGGCAG ACTCGGTGCAGGGACCACCAGACTGTGTGCTGGCATTGTCAGCGTGGCTAAGCCTATTTCCATTGAGTGTCAAATGGCCAACTACTCCAATGGCCTTTacgagcagctggaggaggagacgggggtCAAAACAG GCTATGTGAAGACGGGATCTTTGTGTTTGGCTCAAAATCAGGATCGCTTCCTCTCCCTGAAGCGCCTGGCATCCCGACTGAA GGTAATGGGGATCAGCTGTAACATCATTAAACCTAAGGAAGTGGCCAAACTCCACCCTCTTGTCAATATTCATGACCTGGTAGGGGCACTCCACCTCCCAGCTGATGCTGTGGTGTCTCCACCTGAAGTTAACCACGCCCtggctgtggctgctgctggacaag GGGTTCAGATCCTGGAGCGGACCAGTGTCCAGCAGGTTCTGGTGGAGAAGGGTCAAGTGATGGCGGTGGAGACTGACCGGGGCTCcattgaatgtgaatatttcgTCAACTGTGCTGGACAG TGGGCCTACGAGCTGGGCCAGGCCAGTGAGAGGAAGGTGTCAGTCCCTCTTCATGGCTGTGAACACTTCTACCTCCTCACAAAACCTCTCCAAGAGCCACTTCCAGACGCCATGCCAG TGGTGATCGATATGGACGGCAGGATATATGCACGGCCGTGGCAGGGCGGCCTTCTGTCAGGGGGCTTTGAGAAGAATCCCAAACCCATCTTCACTGAGGGCCGAAACCAGCTGGAGATCCAGAACATGCAGGAGGACTGGGACCACTTtg AGCCAATGCTCAACGCTCTGCTGAGGAGAATGCCTGGTCTAGAGTCGGCTGAGATCCATCAGCTCGTCAACTGTCCGGAGTCCTTCACGCCTGATATGCGCTGTCTGATGGGAGAGACGCCAGGCGTCACTGGCTACTACGTGTTGGCTGGGATGAACTCATCTGGTTTGGCTTTCGCCGGAGGAGCTGGCAA GTACCTGGCAGAGTGGATGACCTACGGCTACCCCACCGCCAACGTCTGGCCACTGGACATCAAGCGCTTCGGTAACCTGCAGAGCAGCCGGACCTTCCTGAGACACAGAGTCATGGAAGTCATGC cCCTGCTCTATGAACTGAAGGTTCCTCGCTGGGACTTTCAGACTGGCCGTCAGCTGAGAACCAGCCCTCTGTACGACCGTCTGGACACGCAGGGAGCGCGCTGGATGGAGAAACATGGCTTTGAAAGGCCCAAATACTTTGTTCCTCATGGGAAAG atCTGCTGTCTCTGGACCAGAGTAAGACCTTCTACAAACCGGACTGGTTTGACATCGTGGGAGCGGAGGTGAAATGCTGCAAAGAGGCCGTGTGCGTCATCGACATGTCCTCCTTCACCAAGTTCGAACTGTCG TCGACAGGAGAACAggccctggagctgctgcagcatctgtgTGCCAACGACCTGGATGTTCCCGTCGGACACATTGTCCACACCGGCATGTTGAATGAGAGGGGAGGCTACGAGAACGACTGCAGCGTGGTCCGCATCAGCAAGAACAG CTTTTTCATCGTCTCTCCGACAGACCAGCAGGTCCACTGTTGGTCCTGGATAAAGAAACACATGCCCAATGACCCACAGCTCCACCTGGAGGACGTCAGCTGGAAGTACACAT CCTTAAATCTTATTGGACCCCGTGCAATGGATGTTTTGGCCGAGCTGTCCTACGTTCCCATGACACCTGACCACTTCCCTTCTATGTTCTGCAAG GAGATGAGTGTGGGCTATGCAAACGGGATCAAAGTGATGAGTATGACTCACACTGGGGAGCCAGGCTTCATGCTCTACATCCCCATAGAG TACGCCTTGCACGTGTACAACGAGGTGATGTCAGTGGGTCAGAAGTACGGGATTCGTAACGCAGGCTACTACGCGCTGCGCAGCCTCCGCATAGAGAAGTTCTTTGCCTTCTGGGGTCAGGACCTCGACGCTTTCACCACGCCGCTGGAATGTGGACGAGAGTTCAGGGTCAAGTTTGACACG GACAAAGACTTCCTCGGCCGCGAGGCGTTGTTGCAGCAGCGACAGGACGGCGTGTTTCGGCGATTCGTCATGCTGGTCCTGGAGGACCACGACACGGAGCTGGACTTGTGGCCGTGGTGGGGGGAGCCCATCTACCGCAACGGTCAGCTGGCCGGGGCTACCACCAGCAGCGCCTACAGCTACACCCTGGAGCGCCACGTCTGCCTCGGCTTCGTGTCTCCGCCGCCGGGCCCGGAGGGGCTCCCAACCCCCTTCACCCCAGACTTCATCAACCGCGGGGACTACGAGGTGGACATCGCTGGCCAGCGCTACCCGGCCAAAGCCAAACTCTACCCCTTCAGCTCCCTTTTCACCCAACAGAAACGCCGCAAGGAAGACATGGAGCTCAGCAACCTCCAGGGGAAGTGA